The following proteins are co-located in the Heteronotia binoei isolate CCM8104 ecotype False Entrance Well chromosome 21, APGP_CSIRO_Hbin_v1, whole genome shotgun sequence genome:
- the LOC132589688 gene encoding olfactory receptor 6Q1-like, with product MVGFTSIQEGHLPVFCFFLVMYLLTLMENGILILVVAMEKHLHTPMYFFLIHLSCLDICYTSLTVPKMLAGFGSSSGRTISYSACLTQLYLFTFLGSTECFLLAAMAYDRYVAICVPLRYQAIVGRDTCLLLTGGSWLAGLLTPVLPIYYMSQLTFCGPNVIDHFFCDASPLLVLSCTDISLKEMIDFLVSLAVLLISSFIIVVSYVYIISTVLKIHSLAGRHRAFSTCTAHLAVVSVFYGTLFFMYVRTKVDSSVINFNKVVSVFYAIVTPVLNPLIYSLRNTEVKGALYRVIAKTKQFAM from the coding sequence ATGGTGGGTTTCACAAGCATCCAAGAGGGACATTTGCCTGTTTTTTGCTTCTTCCTGGTCATGTATTTGCTGACTCTGATGGAGAATGGTATCCTGATCCTAGTTGTGGCAATGGAAAAGCACTTGCACACGCCTATGTATTTTTTTCTCATTCACCTTTCATGCTTGGACATCTGTTATACCTCTCTCACAGTGCCAAAGATGCTGGCTGGTTTTGGATCCTCAAGTGGTAGGACAATTTCCTACTCTGCCTGTTTGACCCAGCTCTACCTCTTCACCTTCTTGGGCAGCACTGAGTGCTTCCTTTTAGCTGCCATGGCCTATGACCGCTACGTGGCTATCTGTGTGCCGCTGCGTTACCAAGCAATAGTAGGTCGTGACACCTGTCTGCTGCTGACTGGTGGATCATGGCTAGCAGGGCTCCTCACCCCCGTGCTGCCTATTTACTacatgtcacagctgactttttgcGGCCCTAATGTGATAGACCACTTCTTCTGTGATGCTTCCCCACTCCTTGTTCTCTCATGCACTGACATTTCCCTAAAAGAGATGATAGATTTCCTGGTCTCCCTGGCTGTGCTTCTGATTTCCTCCTTTATCATAGTAGTGTCATATGTCTATATTATCTCTACAGTGTTAAAGATTCACTCTTTGGCAGGGCGTCACCGTGCCTTTTCAACTTGTACTGCCCACCTCGCTGTGGTGTCTGTCTTCTATGGGACACTTTTCTTCATGTATGTCCGCACTAAAGTTGACTCATCAGTCATCAACTTCAACAAGGTAGTCTCTGTCTTTTATGCAATAGTCACCCCTGTGCTCAACCCTTTAATCTATAGCCTGAGAAACACAGAAGTGAAGGGTGCCTTATACAGGGTTATTGCTAAGACCAAGCAGTTTGCAATGTGA